Proteins encoded within one genomic window of Neodiprion fabricii isolate iyNeoFabr1 chromosome 6, iyNeoFabr1.1, whole genome shotgun sequence:
- the LOC124185842 gene encoding protein SPT2 homolog isoform X1, protein MTTAVHISATYRNCNFLSPSFYDYFRHSQQNYYPGHPVACYQTKFTPPKKQSKSSSNLSSNIKKFLAKKEEEERQKALDAKKRKENLLALRDHKAQSRINKHLKVCKAANKSVLADAIDNDNTAVTMAGPSQPDEDDYGYVSQEASAFYNQLMNKYKNLPQEKPLFSESGKKTVKDIATTKDRVKQALKQQEIEDSSGHKRKRRSQVTSGEKELPIPEPDSKQEKERTTVPEKERDEKPRPKKRPLPPPMDFMQLLQIAEKKQHEPIVLETKPKPTKIEEPERLMTKKQMREHLKEKEWRERKEQRDRMNENSKNSHSPVNSGKTAKPAVNRIPKLNGTKSVPSSSVTEKNTLTHKPPIGTIPKKPSALSDRVGNHSSSNKPSERESKPSEKDKLIEERKKIEAEKKLLEEMRRSIEEEKKKLALGKVKRVEEKTVNGSSSKSKVPEQKLSGKDSKLRQALKPDAKPRQFLPADIKSRQFPPPDVRPARPKQFPPKDVKRKPVVKKRRIYDDDSEHDSELDDFIDDGPGDGAEDYSKYISEIFGYDKSKYRDLDEDDAGMESNFAQQLKEEYVSTKIGIMEDLEDIRMEALEKKKKALVKNKKPK, encoded by the exons CCGGTCGCCTGTTATCAGACAAAGTTCACGCCGCCCAAAAAACAGTCCAAGTCGTCGAGCAATTTATCGTCTAATATTAAAAAGTTTCTCGCCaagaaagaggaggaggaacgACAGAAGGCTTTAGATgctaaaaagagaaaagag AATCTTTTAGCGTTACGAGATCACAAGGCTCAGAGTAGAATCAATAAGCATTTAAAAGTCTGTAAAGCTGCTAATAAATCTGTACTTGCAGACGCTATTGATAATGACAACACGGCCGTTACTATGGCAG gCCCTTCTCAGCCGGATGAGGATGATTATGGTTACGTATCTCAGGAGGCTTCGGCTTTTTACAATCAGCTTATGAacaagtataaaaatctgCCACAAGAAAAACCATTGTTTTCCGAAAGTGGAAAGAAAACCGTTAAGGATATCGCGACTACTAAG GACAGAGTAAAACAAGCACTGAAACAACAAGAAATAGAGGATTCCTCGGGTCATAAACGAAAACGAAGATCTCAGGTTACGAGTGGTGAGAAAGAGTTACCGATTCCTGAACCAGATTCTAAACAGGAAAAGGAAAGAACAACAGTGCCTGAAAAGGAAAGAGACGAAAAACCGAGGCCTAAGAAAAGACCACTACCTCCGCCGATGGATTTCATGCAACTCCTACAGATAGCTGAAAAAAAACAGCATGAGCCCATTGTATTAGAGACGAAACCGAAACCgacgaaaattgaagaacCTGAAAGATTGATGACCAAAAAACAGATGAGGGAACATCTCAAGGAAAAGGAATGGCGGGAGAGAAAAGAGCAGCGAGATcgtatgaatgaaaattcgaaaaattctcaCTCTCCAGTAAATTCTGGTAAGACTGCCAAACCCGCAGTTAATAGAATTCCCAAATTAAACGGTACAAAAAGTGTACCGAGTTCTAGCGTTACGGAGAAAAATACCTTGACGCATAAGCCGCCCATAGGTACTATTCCCAAGAAACCGTCTGCACTCAGTGATAGAGTCGGTAATCATAGCAGTAGTAATAAGCCTtcagagagagaaagtaaGCCTTCGGAAAAAGACAAGCTGATCGAAGAGCGCAAGAAAATCGAAGCTGAAAAGAAATTGCTCGAGGAAATGCGTCGCAGTATagaagaggagaagaaaaagctGGCACTTGGCAAAGTTAAAAGAGTGGAGGAAAAAACTGTGAACGGATCGTCGAGTAAATCGAAAGTTCCTGAACAAAAGTTATCTGGAAAAGATTCCAAACTTAGACAGGCTCTCAAACCCGACGCAAAACCACGACAATTCCTTCCTGCTGATATCAAGTCTAGACAGTTTCCACCACCTGATGTCAGACCTGCGAGGCCCAAGCAATTCCCTCCAAAGGATGTGAAACGGAAACCCGTGGTCAAGAAAC GACGCATTTACGATGACGATTCTGAGCACGATTCAGAGTTGGATGATTTTATTGATGATGGGCCGGGGGACGGGGCGGAAGATTATAGTAAATATATTAGCGAGATATTCGGATATGACAAAAGTAAATACAGGGATCTTGACGAAGACGACGCTGGTATGGAAAGCAATTTTGCTCAGCAGCTCAAGGAAGAATACGTTTCTACAAAAATTG gcaTTATGGAAGACTTGGAAGATATACGAATGGAGGCgcttgagaagaaaaagaaggcattggttaaaaataagaagccaaaataa
- the LOC124184702 gene encoding LIRP isoform X2, producing the protein MSTSWLNVVLALALAVALALPHFSSAQSDIFQFGAEKRKTLGTKKYCGKNLADALQAICDGVYFQMFKKEMEMDDYNYGYDDSYPFRTRASANAMMGRFAGGRFKRQPRGVHDECCAKPCTVGELSSYCGR; encoded by the exons ATGTCCACAAGTTGGTTGAACGTTGTCCTGGCTTTAGCGCTGGCTGTGGCATTGGCTCTACCGCATTTCTCTAGCGCTCAGTCGGACATCTTTCAATTCGGTgcggaaaaacgaaaaacactAGGCACCAAGAAGTACTGCGGTAAAAACCTGGCCGACGCTCTTCAAGCCATATGCGACGGGGTTTACTTTCAGATGTTTAAGAAAG AAATGGAGATGGACGACTACAACTACGGGTACGACGACAGCTACCCGTTCAGAACGAGGGCGAGTGCCAATGCCATGATGGGACGTTTCGCCGGTGGACGATTCAAACGACAACCTCGCGGTGTCCACGACGAGTGCTGCGCAAAGCCCTGCACCGTCGGCGAGCTGTCGAGCTACTGCGGCCGTTAG
- the LOC124184823 gene encoding leucine-rich repeat-containing protein 56: MEAIRSKSTDSLHAKDTQHPITEAEDSPLRSREKLSYTFSTQPLETDLRNLLTQVTGQTDLIGVTNVKLKVVSGQAGLHRLSDYTPHLTTLTLDGSCIATFRDLGSSLKSLSTLSVARCSMKHLDGVWGFRNLRDLNARDNFISDPSPCSGVRKLSKLDLGNNKITNVSYFAFLRSCNQLRELDVAANNFTDYKTEITRFLPQLRVLDGEELEDRHRHSDVTEEGSAVKIEDQSSEEESTTSEERLSAEDVDPDEVVGCWHKIVRLISLM, translated from the exons ATGGAAGCAATCCGGTCAAAATCCACGGACTCTTTGCACGCGAAAGATACTCAACACCCAATTACAGAAGCTGAGGACAGTCCGCTTCGGAGTAGGGAAAAACTGTCTTACACATTCAGCACGCAGCCGCTGGAAACAGACCTAAGAAATCTGTTG ACGCAAGTCACCGGGCAAACTGACCTGATCGGCGTAACCAACGTCAAGTTAAAAGTTGTGTCCGGCCAAGCGGGTCTTCATCGTCTCTCAGACTACACGCCTCACCTCACCACCCTGACTCTGGATGGCAGCTGCATTGCCACTTTTCGCGATCTGGGATCAAGTTTGAAGTCTTTGTCGACCCTGAGCGTAGCCAG ATGTAGCATGAAACATTTGGACGGCGTCTGGGGATTTCGGAACCTTCGGGATCTGAACGCGAGGGACAATTTCATCTCGGATCCTTCGCCCTGCTCGGGTGTTCGGAAGTTGTCTAAACTTGACCTCGGCAACAATAAAATCACAAACGTTTCCTATTTCGCCTTTTTGCGATCCTGTAATCAGCTCAGGGAACTCGACGTTGCCGCGAATAATTTTACCGACTACAAAACGGAGATAACG AGGTTTCTTCCGCAACTAAGGGTCCTCGATGGTGAAGAACTGGAGGATCGCCATCGGCATTCGGATGTTACCGAAGAAGG ATCAGCCGTGAAAATCGAAGATCAAAGCTCGGAAGAGGAAAGCACAACGTCGGAAGAACGTCTGTCGGCGGAAGACGTTGATCCTGACGAAGTGGTAGGTTGTTGGCATAAAATCGTGAGACTAATAAGCTTGATGTAA
- the LOC124185848 gene encoding uncharacterized protein LOC124185848, whose amino-acid sequence MLGNVPFQLSHVRKMKRENREVEEKIIEKDGAGEKRTGKERSDECELFLQDNRTQLPRHSANDSERAFNNDDESIAHEVPPGKLSSGRVICGSLAVSLRGRNRAKTSSLAGTQIKESPKLGNNDEN is encoded by the exons ATGCTGGGAAATGTCCCTTTTCAACTTTCTCACGTACGGaagatgaaaagagaaaatagagaggtggaagaaaaaatcatagaaaaagATGGAGCAGGAGAGAAAAGAACAGGAAAGGAACGTAGCGACGAATGCGAACTATTTCTGCAAGATAATCGCACCCAATTGCCTCGTCATTCCGCTAACGACTCGGAGCGAGCGTTTAATAACGACG ATGAAAGCATCGCTCACGAGGTACCGCCAGGAAAGTTGTCATCTGGTCGCGTAATTTGTGGAAGCTTGGCCGTTTCCCTGCGAGGACGTAATCGAGCCAAAACCTCATCGCTAGCCGGAACCCAG ATAAAAGAATCTCCGAAGTTGGGTAACAACGATGAAAACTAA
- the LOC124185842 gene encoding protein SPT2 homolog isoform X2 — protein sequence MDFGTLLNVAQKNEGGKQPVACYQTKFTPPKKQSKSSSNLSSNIKKFLAKKEEEERQKALDAKKRKENLLALRDHKAQSRINKHLKVCKAANKSVLADAIDNDNTAVTMAGPSQPDEDDYGYVSQEASAFYNQLMNKYKNLPQEKPLFSESGKKTVKDIATTKDRVKQALKQQEIEDSSGHKRKRRSQVTSGEKELPIPEPDSKQEKERTTVPEKERDEKPRPKKRPLPPPMDFMQLLQIAEKKQHEPIVLETKPKPTKIEEPERLMTKKQMREHLKEKEWRERKEQRDRMNENSKNSHSPVNSGKTAKPAVNRIPKLNGTKSVPSSSVTEKNTLTHKPPIGTIPKKPSALSDRVGNHSSSNKPSERESKPSEKDKLIEERKKIEAEKKLLEEMRRSIEEEKKKLALGKVKRVEEKTVNGSSSKSKVPEQKLSGKDSKLRQALKPDAKPRQFLPADIKSRQFPPPDVRPARPKQFPPKDVKRKPVVKKRRIYDDDSEHDSELDDFIDDGPGDGAEDYSKYISEIFGYDKSKYRDLDEDDAGMESNFAQQLKEEYVSTKIGIMEDLEDIRMEALEKKKKALVKNKKPK from the exons ATGGATTTCGGAACATTGTTGAATGTAGCGCAAAAGAACGAAGGTGGAAAACAG CCGGTCGCCTGTTATCAGACAAAGTTCACGCCGCCCAAAAAACAGTCCAAGTCGTCGAGCAATTTATCGTCTAATATTAAAAAGTTTCTCGCCaagaaagaggaggaggaacgACAGAAGGCTTTAGATgctaaaaagagaaaagag AATCTTTTAGCGTTACGAGATCACAAGGCTCAGAGTAGAATCAATAAGCATTTAAAAGTCTGTAAAGCTGCTAATAAATCTGTACTTGCAGACGCTATTGATAATGACAACACGGCCGTTACTATGGCAG gCCCTTCTCAGCCGGATGAGGATGATTATGGTTACGTATCTCAGGAGGCTTCGGCTTTTTACAATCAGCTTATGAacaagtataaaaatctgCCACAAGAAAAACCATTGTTTTCCGAAAGTGGAAAGAAAACCGTTAAGGATATCGCGACTACTAAG GACAGAGTAAAACAAGCACTGAAACAACAAGAAATAGAGGATTCCTCGGGTCATAAACGAAAACGAAGATCTCAGGTTACGAGTGGTGAGAAAGAGTTACCGATTCCTGAACCAGATTCTAAACAGGAAAAGGAAAGAACAACAGTGCCTGAAAAGGAAAGAGACGAAAAACCGAGGCCTAAGAAAAGACCACTACCTCCGCCGATGGATTTCATGCAACTCCTACAGATAGCTGAAAAAAAACAGCATGAGCCCATTGTATTAGAGACGAAACCGAAACCgacgaaaattgaagaacCTGAAAGATTGATGACCAAAAAACAGATGAGGGAACATCTCAAGGAAAAGGAATGGCGGGAGAGAAAAGAGCAGCGAGATcgtatgaatgaaaattcgaaaaattctcaCTCTCCAGTAAATTCTGGTAAGACTGCCAAACCCGCAGTTAATAGAATTCCCAAATTAAACGGTACAAAAAGTGTACCGAGTTCTAGCGTTACGGAGAAAAATACCTTGACGCATAAGCCGCCCATAGGTACTATTCCCAAGAAACCGTCTGCACTCAGTGATAGAGTCGGTAATCATAGCAGTAGTAATAAGCCTtcagagagagaaagtaaGCCTTCGGAAAAAGACAAGCTGATCGAAGAGCGCAAGAAAATCGAAGCTGAAAAGAAATTGCTCGAGGAAATGCGTCGCAGTATagaagaggagaagaaaaagctGGCACTTGGCAAAGTTAAAAGAGTGGAGGAAAAAACTGTGAACGGATCGTCGAGTAAATCGAAAGTTCCTGAACAAAAGTTATCTGGAAAAGATTCCAAACTTAGACAGGCTCTCAAACCCGACGCAAAACCACGACAATTCCTTCCTGCTGATATCAAGTCTAGACAGTTTCCACCACCTGATGTCAGACCTGCGAGGCCCAAGCAATTCCCTCCAAAGGATGTGAAACGGAAACCCGTGGTCAAGAAAC GACGCATTTACGATGACGATTCTGAGCACGATTCAGAGTTGGATGATTTTATTGATGATGGGCCGGGGGACGGGGCGGAAGATTATAGTAAATATATTAGCGAGATATTCGGATATGACAAAAGTAAATACAGGGATCTTGACGAAGACGACGCTGGTATGGAAAGCAATTTTGCTCAGCAGCTCAAGGAAGAATACGTTTCTACAAAAATTG gcaTTATGGAAGACTTGGAAGATATACGAATGGAGGCgcttgagaagaaaaagaaggcattggttaaaaataagaagccaaaataa
- the LOC124185843 gene encoding glutamate receptor ionotropic, delta-1 codes for MGGINKLLITIACIILPNAIDCAIRSDLFSGPKDEVEFVNPSESEVDVVGRGAATEADDMNQTVDTNMPSELLITTLQDMPFSGTIMENGTLVGVGYAFYIFELLRSKMNFTYKIVLPKESVLGDVKTGIFGQLVRKEVDMAVAFVPVVPEFRNFIKYSTELDEAEWTILMKRPGESATGSGLLAPFDTQVWILIVISVLAAGPTLYFLILVRFLLCRDGEPRKYSLATCMWFVYGALLKQGSTLSPVTDSARLLFATWWLFITVLTSFYTANLTAFLTLSQFTLPIGSASDLANKHQQWIAEKGNAIEKMITQKDNDELTMLRRSVEKGYGIFLNLANKDDKYILDLVSSNKMYLRERSIVTSLLFNDYMNKTRDGVLESKRCTFVIMPGSIITKSQAFAFQLNTTIDAAINKRLLALVETGIISFKTSEHLPGTEICPLNLGSTERQLRNSDLVMTYKGVGIGFVVALTAFTVEVIYRLVIKREKLRNQKPELPAYRINVAEKSNFQRSPPPLYQNIHIQDYSKKQSINGRDYYIVREKDGEKRLVPVRAPSAFLFQYAA; via the exons ATGGGAGGGATTAATAAGCTCCTGATCACCATCGCGTGTATAATCCTTCCCAATGCGATCGACTGTGCGATTCGGAGCGATCTCTTCAGCGGTCCAAAAG ATGAAGTCGAGTTCGTCAACCCGAGCGAATCAGAGGTTGACGTGGTTGGACGTGGCGCTGCTACGGAGGCTGACGACATGAATCAGACCGTCGATACGAATATGCCGTCGGAACTGCTGATAACAACCTTGCAG GATATGCCGTTCTCCGGTACCATAATGGAGAACGGGACGCTGGTGGGTGTCGGTTACGCCTTTTACATCTTCGAACTGTTACGCAGCAAGATGAATTTCACCTACAAGATCGTCTTGCCGAAGGAGAGCGTGCTGGGGGACGTGAAAACCGGGATTTTTGGACAGCTAGTAAGAAAG GAAGTCGACATGGCGGTGGCCTTCGTTCCCGTCGTACCGGAATTTCGAAACTTCATCAAGTACAGCACCGAGTTGGACGAGGCCGAATGGACCATCCTGATGAAGAGACCCGGAGAATCCGCGACCGGTTCGGGTCTCCTCGCACCCTTTGACACCCAAGTCTGGATTCTCATTGTAATATCCGTACTTGCAGCTGGGCCGACCCTTTACTTTTTGATTCTTGTAAG ATTCCTACTATGCCGGGATGGAGAACCGCGAAAATATTCACTCGCGACTTGCATGTGGTTCGTATACGGCGCTCTCCTCAAACAAGGATCAACTTTGTCGCCGGTAACAG ATTCCGCGAGATTGTTATTCGCTACTTGGTGGTTATTCATAACGGTACTGACTTCATTCTACACGGCTAATTTGACCGCATTTCTGACACTCTCGCAATTCACATTGCCAATAGGATCGGCGAGTGATTTAGCGAACAAACATCAGCAATGGATCGCCGAGAAGGGTAACGCGATCGAAAAGATGATAACGCAG AAGGACAACGACGAACTTACGATGCTTCGTCGATCCGTCGAAAAGGGATACGGAATATTTCTCAACCTGGCAAACAAGGACGACAAATACATTCTCGATTTGGTTAGTTCGA ACAAAATGTATCTGCGGGAAAGATCTATAGTGACGTCGTTGCTCTTCAACGATTACATGAACAAAACGCGAGACGGTGTTCTCGAGTCGAAACGATGCACCTTCGTGATAATGCCGGGTAGTATAATAACGAAGAGCCAGGCGTTCGCCTTTCAACTCAACACAACGATCGACGCTGCCATTAACAAGAG GCTTTTGGCGCTGGTAGAAACCGGGATCATAAGTTTCAAGACCTCGGAGCATCTTCCCGGCACCGAGATATGTCCGTTGAATTTGGGATCCACCGAAAGGCAGCTGAGAAACTCGGACCTGGTAATGACGTACAAGGGTGTCGGTATCGGGTTCGTCGTTGCTCTGACAGCGTTCACGGTTGAAGTGATTTACCGTCTTGTCATAAAGCGAGAAAAGCTGAGGAACCAGAAACCCGAGCTACCGGCGTACCGGATAAACGTTGcggaaaaatcaaatttccagAGAAGCCCGCCGCCGCTTTACCAAAATATCCACATCCAGGATTACTCGAAAAAACAGTCGATCAATGGTCGCGATTATTACATCGTGAGGGAAAAGGACGGCGAGAAAAGACTCGTTCCCGTACGAGCGCCATCCGCTTTTCTGTTCCAGTATGCTGCATGA
- the LOC124185491 gene encoding protein O-mannosyl-transferase Tmtc3-like isoform X2 — MGYHLLNVLLHVGVCLLYFRMCLMFLPDPASFVSALLFAVHPIHTEAVTGVVGRAETLSSLFYLAAFITYTKSCKSKRSTGWRSLILSMLFVLTAMLCKEQGITATAVCVLYEIFVVQKVRALDIILAIKSALGGKKISPSWSGEGTKRLTALTLVTFCLLILRLQIMGSKLPVFTRFDNPASVAPSPARQFTYNYLASVNLRLLFLPIDLCCDWTMGTIPLIETLTDPRNLATIASHATLAGLLATAILTRSRQTSVVLIMSLAMMILPFLPASNLFFPVGFVIAERVLYAPSMGFCMLIGYGWGIISDKRYKKISLFLLITLLVAHSTKTYIRNYDWIDEYSIFMSGLKVNNRNAKLFNNVGHALESQGRFKEALNFFNMAVKVQGDDIGAHINVGRTYNHLKMFKEAEDAYLKAKSLLPKAKPGESYQARIAPNHLNVFVNLANLIAKNATRLEEADLLYRQAISMRADYTQAYINRGDVLIKLNRTKEAQEVYERALFYDSNNPDIYYNLGVVFLEQGKASQALAYLDKALEFDPEHEQALLNSAILLQELGRAELRKVARERLLKLLRKDSNNERVHFNLGMLAMDDRDSADAERWFRNAVALKEDFRSALFNLALLLADEQRPLEAAPFLNQLVRFHPDHVKGLILLGDIYINNIKDLDAAENCYRRILQLDPANIQGLHNLCVVMVERGKLGLAAQCLERAAALAPQQDYVHRHLAIVRARISRTPPEQRDTEIFDDSFWNSNKREGSYNSDPMGGEFLANPDTVFLNHASAVHSHTSSEPSIGDTLNNHMMHLKGPPKSTRLAKSVARDAKVNGQGDGQTSSEVTNVVESGADGVFDELLGTDVRDIEISQKLGSKLMTADGSTGEPVVKADQYNQSTTLPVKKHAGKIQQTKDSSVA, encoded by the exons AATGTGTTTGATGTTCTTACCCGATCCAGCGAGCTTCGTGTCGGCGCTCTTATTCGCCGTTCATCCGATACATACGGAAGCc GTTACCGGAGTTGTTGGCAGAGCGGAAACCCTCTCGTCGCTATTTTATTTAGCCGCTTTCATAACTTATACAAAAAGTTGCAAAAGCAAGAGATCGACTG GGTGGAGGTCGCTGATACTGTCAATGTTATTTGTGCTTACTGCAATGCTATGCAAGGAACAAGGCATTACAGCAACAGCAGTTTGTGTCCTATATGAGATTTTTGTTGTTCAAAAG GTCAGAGCGTTGGACATTATTCTCGCAATAAAGTCCGCGCTCGGGGGTAAGAAAATATCTCCATCGTGGTCGGGGGAGGGTACAAAAAGATTGACCGCCCTCACTCTGGTTACTTTTTGCCTCCTGATTCTAAGACTGCAGATAATGGGCTCTAAGCTGCCAGTATTCACGAG ATTCGACAATCCAGCCTCGGTAGCGCCTTCACCTGCCAGACAATTCACCTACAATTATCTAGCTTCCGTAAACCTGCGCCTGCTGTTTCTACCCATTGATCTGTGCTGCGATTGGACAATGGGGACGATACCTCTGATAGAAACTCTGACGGATCCGAGAAATTTGGCGACGATAGCCAGCCACGCGACTTTGGCGGGACTTCTAGCGACGGCCATTCTGACTCGCAGCCGACAAACATCCGTCGTGCTGATAATG AGTCTGGCGATGATGATCCTCCCATTTTTGCCAGCATCGAACTTGTTCTTTCCCGTCGGATTCGTAATCGCCGAGAGAGTCTTGTACGCGCCATCCATGGGCTTCTGCATGCTAATTGGTTACGGGTGGGGCATAATCTCGGACAAGAG ATACAAGAAGATCTCTCTGTTCTTACTGATCACGTTGCTCGTCGCTCATTCGACCAAAACGTACATACGGAATTACGACTGGATAGACGAGTACTCGATATTCATGTCGGGACTGAAGGTGAACAATCGAAATGCCAAGTTGTTCAATAATGTTGGACATGCTCTCGAAAGCCAAGGGCGATTCAAGGAAGCGTTGAACTTTTTCAACATGGCCGTCAAGGTACAAGGCGACGATATCGGCGCCCATATCAACGTCGGAAGAACCTACAATCACCTGAAAATGTTCAAGGAAGCCGAAGACGCGTACTTGAAG GCGAAGTCTTTACTGCCGAAAGCAAAACCGGGTGAATCGTATCAAGCTCGCATAGCCCCGAATCATCTGAACGTGTTCGTGAATCTGGCAAATCTTATAGCGAAAAACGCGACCAGACTCGAAGAAGCGGATCTGCTTTACAGACAGGCGATCAGTATGCGCGCCGATTATACCCAGGCTTACATAAACCGGGGAGACGTTTTGATAAAGCTTAACCGTACTAAGGAGGCGCAGGAGGTTTACGAGAGAGCCCTATTTTACGACAGTAATAACCCCGACATTTATTATAAC CTCGGAGTTGTATTCTTGGAACAAGGAAAAGCCTCGCAAGCTCTGGCCTACTTAGATAAGGCGCTGGAATTTGACCCAGAACACGAGCAAGCCTTGTTGAACTCAGCTATACTCCTGCAAGAGTTGGGACGTGCCGAGTTGCGGAAAGTTGCACGGGAACGTCTGCTGAAACTGTTGAGAAAG GACTCTAACAACGAGCGTGTGCACTTCAACCTGGGGATGCTGGCGATGGACGATCGAGACAGCGCCGACGCCGAAAGGTGGTTCCGCAACGCGGTAGCCCTGAAGGAAGACTTTCGCTCGGCTCTTTTCAACCTGGCGCTGTTGCTGGCCGACGAACAGCGTCCCCTGGAAGCCGCGCCGTTCCTCAATCAGTTGGTCAGATTTCATCCCGACCACGTGAAGGGGCTGATTCTCCTCGGTGACATCTACATAAATAACATAAAGGACCTGGACGCCGCTGAGAAC TGTTACCGGCGAATCCTTCAACTCGATCCGGCGAATATCCAGGGCTTGCACAACCTTTGCGTGGTGATGGTCGAACGTGGGAAGCTCGGTCTCGCCGCCCAGTGTTTGGAGCGTGCCGCAGCTCTCGCACCTCAGCAGGACTACGTTCATCGGCATTTGGCGATAGTCAGAGCCCGGATAAGTCGCACACCGCCGGAGCAACGGGATACGGAAATATTCGACGACTCGTTTTGGAACAGCAACAAGCGTGAAGGGAGCTACAACAGCGACCCGATGGGTGGTGAGTTCCTCGCGAACCCTGATACGGTGTTCCTGAACCACGCGTCCGCGGTTCACAGCCACACGAGCAGCGAGCCGAGCATCGGAGACACGCTGAACAACCACATGATGCACCTAAAGGGACCGCCCAAGTCCACCAGGTTGGCTAAGAGCGTCGCTCGGGATGCGAAGGTCAACGGTCAAGGCGATGGTCAGACGTCTTCGGAGGTGACCAACGTCGTCGAGTCCGGAGCGGACGGGGTTTTCGACGAACTCCTCGGCACCGACGTCAGGGATATCGAAATAAGTCAAAAGCTAGGCTCGAAATTGATGACCGCGGATGGAAGCACGGGCGAGCCGGTCGTCAAGGCGGACCAATATAATCAAAGCACGACGCTGCCGGTTAAAAAACACGCCGGTAAAATTCAACAGACAAAGGACAGCTCGGTCGCATAG
- the LOC124184702 gene encoding LIRP isoform X1: MSTSWLNVVLALALAVALALPHFSSAQSDIFQFGAEKRKTLGTKKYCGKNLADALQAICDGVYFQMFKKGGQEMEMDDYNYGYDDSYPFRTRASANAMMGRFAGGRFKRQPRGVHDECCAKPCTVGELSSYCGR, encoded by the exons ATGTCCACAAGTTGGTTGAACGTTGTCCTGGCTTTAGCGCTGGCTGTGGCATTGGCTCTACCGCATTTCTCTAGCGCTCAGTCGGACATCTTTCAATTCGGTgcggaaaaacgaaaaacactAGGCACCAAGAAGTACTGCGGTAAAAACCTGGCCGACGCTCTTCAAGCCATATGCGACGGGGTTTACTTTCAGATGTTTAAGAAAGGTGGGCAAG AAATGGAGATGGACGACTACAACTACGGGTACGACGACAGCTACCCGTTCAGAACGAGGGCGAGTGCCAATGCCATGATGGGACGTTTCGCCGGTGGACGATTCAAACGACAACCTCGCGGTGTCCACGACGAGTGCTGCGCAAAGCCCTGCACCGTCGGCGAGCTGTCGAGCTACTGCGGCCGTTAG